The proteins below come from a single Euleptes europaea isolate rEulEur1 chromosome 5, rEulEur1.hap1, whole genome shotgun sequence genomic window:
- the ALDH18A1 gene encoding delta-1-pyrroline-5-carboxylate synthase isoform X1 — protein sequence MLCRAALLPSLRSPGRFWRQSDVAGCHPCLLAPNLVLTNKSARGWSNIPFITVPLSRTHGKSFAHRSELKHAKRIVVKLGSAVVTRGDECGLALGRLASIVEQVSMLQNQGREMMIVTSGAVAFGKQRLRHEILLSQSVRQALHSGQNQLKDMAVPMLEARACAAAGQSGLMALYEAMFTQYSICAAQILVTNLDFHDEQKRRNLNGTLHELLRMNIVPIINTNDAVVPPPEPNSDLQGVNVISVKDNDSLAARLAVEMKTDLLIVLSDVEGLFDSPPGSDDAKLIDIFYPGDQQSVTFGTKSRVGMGGMEAKVKAALWALQGGTSVVIANGTHPKISGHVITDIVEGKKVGTFFSEVKPAGPTVEQQAEMARTGGRSLAALLPEQRAEIIYHLADLLTDQRDEILQANKKDLEEAENKGRLALPLLKRLALSTSKLNSLAIGLRQIAASSQDSVGRVLRRTRIAKDLELEQVTVPIGVLLVIFESRPDCLPQVSALAISSGNGLLLKGGKEASHSNQILHQLTQEALAIHGVKDAVQLVNTREEVEDLCRLDKLIDLIIPRGSSQLVRDIQKAAKGIPVMGHSEGICHVYVDLEASVEKVTRIVRDSKCEYPAACNALETLLIHRDLLRTPVFDQIIDMLRVEQVKIHAGPKFASYLTFSPSEVKSLRTEYGDLECCIEVVDSVQDAIEHIHKYGSSHTDVIITENEKTAEMFLHHLDSACVFWNASTRFSDGYRFGLGAEVGISTSRIHARGPVGIEGLLTTKWLLRGANHIVSDFSEQGSMKFLHENLPLPQRNTN from the exons ATGCTGTGCCGAGCTGCTCTACTCCCTTCCCTGCGATCCCCAGGTCGATTCTGGCGGCAGTCTGATGTAGCTGGTTGCCATCCTT GTTTACTGGCTCCTAACCTGGTGTTAACGAATAAGTCTGCCCGAGGCTGGAGTAACATCCCATTTATTACCGTCCCTCTCAGTCGAACCCACGGCAAGTCATTTGCTCACCGCAGTGAGCTGAAGCACGCCAAGAGGATTGTAGTGAAGCTAGGGAGTGCTGTGGTGACGCGAGGTGATGAATGTGGCTTGGCCTTGGGGCGACTGGCATCCATTGTTGAACAG GTATCAATGCTGCAAAATCAGGGCCGGGAGATGATGATCGTCACCAGTGGGGCAGTGGCCTTCGGAAAGCAACGGCTTCGCCATGAGATCTTGCTTTCTCAGAGCGTGAGGCAGGCACTCCACTCTGGCCAGAACCAGCTCAAGGACATG GCTGTTCCCATGCTGGAGGCTCGAGCCTgtgctgctgccggtcagagtgggCTGATGGCTCTGTATGAGGCCATGTTCACACAGTACAGCATCTGTGCAGCGCAG aTTTTAGTCACGAACTTGGATTTCCACGATGAGCAGAAGCGTAGAAATTTAAATGGGACATTGCATGAGCTACTGCGGATGAACATTGTCCCTATCATCAACACGAATGATGCCGTGGTTCCTCCCCCAGAGCCAAACAGTGACCTACAGGGGGTAAAT GTGATTAGTGTGAAGGACAACGACAGTTTAGCAGCGCGGCTGGCTGTGGAAATGAAAACTGATCTACTCATAGTTCTTTCAGATGTTGAAG gtctctttgatAGCCCCCCAGGATCAGATGATGCAAAACTGATTGACATATTTTATCCTGGAGATCAGCAGTCCGTGACATTTGGAACCAAATCACGGGTTGggatgggaggcatggaggcCAAG GTGAAAGCTGCCCTGTGGGCTCTCCAGGGAGGCACCTCAGTAGTGATTGCCAACGGAACCCACCCCAAGATCTCTGGCCATGTCATCACAGACATTGTAGAAGGGAAGAAAGTTGGCACTTTTTTTTCAGAGGTGAAGCCTGCAG GCCCAACAGTGGAACAGCAGGCTGAAATGGCTCGAACAGGAGGCAGGAGTCTAGCAGCACTGCTGCCCGAACAG AGAGCAGAAATTATCTATCATCTTGCTGACCTTCTGACTGACCAGCGAGATGAGATTCTTCAGGCAAACAAAAAGGATTTGGAGGAAGCAGAGAATAAAG GGAGACTGGCTCTGCCTTTGTTGAAGAGACTCGCTCTGTCCACCTCCAAACTGAATAGTTTGGCCATTGGGCTGCGTCAGATTGCAGCATCTTCACAAGATAGCGTTGGCCGTGTTCTCAGAAGAACGCGAATAGCAAAGGATTTGGAACTGGAACAAGTGACGGTGCCTATTGGGGTCTTATTAGTGATCTTTGAGTCCCGGCCTGACTGTCTTCCACAG GTATCTGCTTTGGCTATTTCCAGTGGAAATGGCTTATTGCTTAAAGGAGGAAAAGAAGCGTCGCACAGCAACCAGATTCTTCATCAGCTTACTCAGGAAGCCCTTGCCATCCATGGTGTTAAGGATGCAGTGCAGCTG GTCAATACCAGAGAGGAGGTAGAAGACCTGTGCCGTTTGGACAAGCTGATAGACTTGATCATCCCGCGTGGCTCATCTCAGTTGGTTCGGGATATCCAGAAAGCTGCCAAAGGGATCCCAGTAATGGGTCACAGTGAAGGGATTTGTCATGTGTACGTGGACTTGGAGGCCAGTGTTGAGAAGGTCACTAGAATAG TGAGAGACTCAAAATGTGAATATCCTGCCGCTTGTAATGCACTGGAGACACTCCTCATTCATCGGGACTTGCTGAGAACCCCTGTATTTGACCAGATCATTGACATGCTGCGAGTGGAGCAG GTAAAGATTCACGCTGGTCCCAAATTTGCCTCCTACCTGACATTCAGCCCATCAGAGGTGAAATCCCTCCGCACAGAATATGGAGACCTGGAGTGTTGCATTGAAGTGGTGGACAGCGTTCAGGATGCTATCGAACACATCCACAAATATGGGAGTTCCCACACAGATGTCATCATCACAGAGAACG aGAAAACCGCAGAAATGTTCCTACATCACCTGGACAGCGCTTGTGTGTTCTGGAACGCCAGCACTCGCTTCTCGGATGGCTACCGCTTTGGGCTAG GTGCTGAGGTTGGCATCAGTACGTCGCGGATCCATGCCCGTGGGCCAGTGGGCATTGAGGGGCTGTTGACGACAAAGTGGCTCCTGAGAGGAGCTAACCACATTGTTTCTGACTTCTCGGAGCAAGGAAGTATGAAGTTCCTTCATGAAAATCTCCCTCTCCCTCAGAGGAACACCAACTGA
- the ALDH18A1 gene encoding delta-1-pyrroline-5-carboxylate synthase isoform X2: protein MLCRAALLPSLRSPGRFWRQSDVAGCHPCLLAPNLVLTNKSARGWSNIPFITVPLSRTHGKSFAHRSELKHAKRIVVKLGSAVVTRGDECGLALGRLASIVEQVSMLQNQGREMMIVTSGAVAFGKQRLRHEILLSQSVRQALHSGQNQLKDMAVPMLEARACAAAGQSGLMALYEAMFTQYSICAAQILVTNLDFHDEQKRRNLNGTLHELLRMNIVPIINTNDAVVPPPEPNSDLQGVISVKDNDSLAARLAVEMKTDLLIVLSDVEGLFDSPPGSDDAKLIDIFYPGDQQSVTFGTKSRVGMGGMEAKVKAALWALQGGTSVVIANGTHPKISGHVITDIVEGKKVGTFFSEVKPAGPTVEQQAEMARTGGRSLAALLPEQRAEIIYHLADLLTDQRDEILQANKKDLEEAENKGRLALPLLKRLALSTSKLNSLAIGLRQIAASSQDSVGRVLRRTRIAKDLELEQVTVPIGVLLVIFESRPDCLPQVSALAISSGNGLLLKGGKEASHSNQILHQLTQEALAIHGVKDAVQLVNTREEVEDLCRLDKLIDLIIPRGSSQLVRDIQKAAKGIPVMGHSEGICHVYVDLEASVEKVTRIVRDSKCEYPAACNALETLLIHRDLLRTPVFDQIIDMLRVEQVKIHAGPKFASYLTFSPSEVKSLRTEYGDLECCIEVVDSVQDAIEHIHKYGSSHTDVIITENEKTAEMFLHHLDSACVFWNASTRFSDGYRFGLGAEVGISTSRIHARGPVGIEGLLTTKWLLRGANHIVSDFSEQGSMKFLHENLPLPQRNTN, encoded by the exons ATGCTGTGCCGAGCTGCTCTACTCCCTTCCCTGCGATCCCCAGGTCGATTCTGGCGGCAGTCTGATGTAGCTGGTTGCCATCCTT GTTTACTGGCTCCTAACCTGGTGTTAACGAATAAGTCTGCCCGAGGCTGGAGTAACATCCCATTTATTACCGTCCCTCTCAGTCGAACCCACGGCAAGTCATTTGCTCACCGCAGTGAGCTGAAGCACGCCAAGAGGATTGTAGTGAAGCTAGGGAGTGCTGTGGTGACGCGAGGTGATGAATGTGGCTTGGCCTTGGGGCGACTGGCATCCATTGTTGAACAG GTATCAATGCTGCAAAATCAGGGCCGGGAGATGATGATCGTCACCAGTGGGGCAGTGGCCTTCGGAAAGCAACGGCTTCGCCATGAGATCTTGCTTTCTCAGAGCGTGAGGCAGGCACTCCACTCTGGCCAGAACCAGCTCAAGGACATG GCTGTTCCCATGCTGGAGGCTCGAGCCTgtgctgctgccggtcagagtgggCTGATGGCTCTGTATGAGGCCATGTTCACACAGTACAGCATCTGTGCAGCGCAG aTTTTAGTCACGAACTTGGATTTCCACGATGAGCAGAAGCGTAGAAATTTAAATGGGACATTGCATGAGCTACTGCGGATGAACATTGTCCCTATCATCAACACGAATGATGCCGTGGTTCCTCCCCCAGAGCCAAACAGTGACCTACAGGGG GTGATTAGTGTGAAGGACAACGACAGTTTAGCAGCGCGGCTGGCTGTGGAAATGAAAACTGATCTACTCATAGTTCTTTCAGATGTTGAAG gtctctttgatAGCCCCCCAGGATCAGATGATGCAAAACTGATTGACATATTTTATCCTGGAGATCAGCAGTCCGTGACATTTGGAACCAAATCACGGGTTGggatgggaggcatggaggcCAAG GTGAAAGCTGCCCTGTGGGCTCTCCAGGGAGGCACCTCAGTAGTGATTGCCAACGGAACCCACCCCAAGATCTCTGGCCATGTCATCACAGACATTGTAGAAGGGAAGAAAGTTGGCACTTTTTTTTCAGAGGTGAAGCCTGCAG GCCCAACAGTGGAACAGCAGGCTGAAATGGCTCGAACAGGAGGCAGGAGTCTAGCAGCACTGCTGCCCGAACAG AGAGCAGAAATTATCTATCATCTTGCTGACCTTCTGACTGACCAGCGAGATGAGATTCTTCAGGCAAACAAAAAGGATTTGGAGGAAGCAGAGAATAAAG GGAGACTGGCTCTGCCTTTGTTGAAGAGACTCGCTCTGTCCACCTCCAAACTGAATAGTTTGGCCATTGGGCTGCGTCAGATTGCAGCATCTTCACAAGATAGCGTTGGCCGTGTTCTCAGAAGAACGCGAATAGCAAAGGATTTGGAACTGGAACAAGTGACGGTGCCTATTGGGGTCTTATTAGTGATCTTTGAGTCCCGGCCTGACTGTCTTCCACAG GTATCTGCTTTGGCTATTTCCAGTGGAAATGGCTTATTGCTTAAAGGAGGAAAAGAAGCGTCGCACAGCAACCAGATTCTTCATCAGCTTACTCAGGAAGCCCTTGCCATCCATGGTGTTAAGGATGCAGTGCAGCTG GTCAATACCAGAGAGGAGGTAGAAGACCTGTGCCGTTTGGACAAGCTGATAGACTTGATCATCCCGCGTGGCTCATCTCAGTTGGTTCGGGATATCCAGAAAGCTGCCAAAGGGATCCCAGTAATGGGTCACAGTGAAGGGATTTGTCATGTGTACGTGGACTTGGAGGCCAGTGTTGAGAAGGTCACTAGAATAG TGAGAGACTCAAAATGTGAATATCCTGCCGCTTGTAATGCACTGGAGACACTCCTCATTCATCGGGACTTGCTGAGAACCCCTGTATTTGACCAGATCATTGACATGCTGCGAGTGGAGCAG GTAAAGATTCACGCTGGTCCCAAATTTGCCTCCTACCTGACATTCAGCCCATCAGAGGTGAAATCCCTCCGCACAGAATATGGAGACCTGGAGTGTTGCATTGAAGTGGTGGACAGCGTTCAGGATGCTATCGAACACATCCACAAATATGGGAGTTCCCACACAGATGTCATCATCACAGAGAACG aGAAAACCGCAGAAATGTTCCTACATCACCTGGACAGCGCTTGTGTGTTCTGGAACGCCAGCACTCGCTTCTCGGATGGCTACCGCTTTGGGCTAG GTGCTGAGGTTGGCATCAGTACGTCGCGGATCCATGCCCGTGGGCCAGTGGGCATTGAGGGGCTGTTGACGACAAAGTGGCTCCTGAGAGGAGCTAACCACATTGTTTCTGACTTCTCGGAGCAAGGAAGTATGAAGTTCCTTCATGAAAATCTCCCTCTCCCTCAGAGGAACACCAACTGA